GTGGGATGGACCCTGCTCATCGGCGTGGTGGTCGGCGTGCTGGTCCACATGATCCAGGTCGTCGGGCGGCTGGCCGCCGGACTCGTCCGCACCCGGCCGGTCCCCTTCACCGTCCTGTGCGCGCTGGCGGCGGGCGCCTGCGCGGCCCTCTACACCGGGATCACCGGCCGGACACCGGCGGACGTCGCCTCGTCCGGAGAGGGCACGATGGTGCGACTGGCGTCCGACCCGGCCTCCTGGGGGGTCGGGGCGCTCGTCGCGGTCCTCGCCTTCAAGGGCATCGCGTACGCGCTGTGCCTGGGCAGCCTCCGCGGTGGCCCGATCTTCCCGGCGCTGTTCCTGGGCGCCGCGACCGGCGTGCTGCTGGCGCCGCTGCCCGGACTCGGCGTCATCCCCGGGATGGCGGCCGGCATGGCCGCCTCGGCCGGCGCCGCCCTGCGTCTGCCGGTCAGCAGTGTGGTGCTGGTGGCCCTGCTGCTCGGCAGCATCGCCATGACGCCCGTGGTGATCCTCGCGGCGGTGGTCGCGATCGTCACCACCGAACTGCTGCCGGGCGCCCACGGGGCACCACCCCCGGAGTCCGCTCCGGCGGCTCCGGCCGGAGCGGGCGCGACCGGGGGAGCACCATGAACGGGACCACGAGCGGAACGCCGAGCGGAACCCCGAGCGGGACGATGAGCGCCGAGGAGTTCCGGGCCCTCCACGAACGGGTCCGCGAGCGGACCCGGCGCGGCCCGGACGACCGGCGGGGCACGCTGGGGTACCTCACGCCCGACCGGGTGGTGGCCGCGGCCCGCGAGGTCACCACGGGCCGGACCGTGTCGCTCGCCGCGCCCGTGGACACCCGGCCCGGGCCGGACAACCCGGAGCCGGCCCGGCACCGGATGAAGGCGCCCGACCTCGCCCGACAGCCGTCCCCCGGGCTGCAGTTCGCCCTCGACCGCTTCGCGATGAACGTGCACGGCGACGTCGACAGCCATCTCGACGCCCTGTGCCACGTCCTGTACGACGGCACGCTGTACAACGGCGTCCCGGCCGGCAGCCTGACCCCGGACGGAGCCGTGGAACTCGCCGTCGACGTGGCGCGGGACGGCGTCGTGGGCCGGGGCGTGCTCCTGGACATCCCCCGGCTCAGGGGTGTGCCCTGGCTGGAACCGGGGGAGCAGGTCACCGCCGACGACCTGACCGCCGCCGAGGCCGCCCAGGGCGTGCGCACCGGACCGGGGGACGTGCTGCTGGTCCGGGTGGGCCACCGGCGCAGACGCCGGGAGCACGGCGTGTGGAACACCGCGGAGGCGCGCGCCGGACTCCATCCGGAGGCGGTCGAGTTCCTCGTCGACCGGCGCGTCGCGATGCTCGGCTGCGACGGCAACAGCGACACCGCGCCGAGCACCGTGCAGGGAGTGGACTTCCCCGTCCACGTCCTGACCATCCACGCCATGGGCATGCAGCTCATGGACTACCTGCAGTTCGAGGAGCTGGTACCGGTCTGCGAGGAGGAGGGCCGCTGGAGCTTCCTGTGCGCGGTCGCACCGCTGCGGCTGCCCGGCGCCACCGGCTCACCCGTCAACCCGATCGCCGTGCTGTGACCGCCCGCCCCGCCGCACCGGCCCCGGTCCCCGACCACCGGCCCCGGCTCCCGAGCCTCGGCTCCGGGTACGCGGACCACCACCCGCCCCGGCTCCCGCCCCCCGGCCCCGACCCCGACCTCTATCGCGACCCCGACCCGGACCCCGTCCCCGTCCCATACCTCGACCCGTACCCCGACCCCGACCCCGACTCCGAACCGGACCGCCTCACCGATCCCGAACCCCCCATCCGGGCCAGAACGCGGATCCCGCGCCCGGAACCGCGAGAACGGTGGCTGCCATGACCGAATCCCCGCACTACGACGACTACGACGTCATCATCATCGGCACCGGAGCAGGCGGTGGGACCCTCGCCCACCGCCTCGCCCCCACCGGCCGCCGCGTCCTCCTCCTGGAACGCGGCGGCTACCTCCCCCGGGAACGCGACAACTGGGACTCCACGGCCGTCTTCGTCAAGGGCAAGTACCGCGCCCCCGAGTTCTGGTACGACAAGCACGGCAACTCCTTCCCGCCCGAGGTCAACTACTACGTCGGCGGCAACACCAAGTTCTACGGCGCCGCGCTGTTCCGGCTGCGCCCCGAGGACTTCGGCGTACTGCGCCACCACGACGGGGTGTCCCCGGCGTGGCCGCTGAGCTACGAGGACCTGGAGCCCTACTACACCCAGGCCGAGCACCTGTACCTGGTGCACGGCAGCCACGGCGAGGACCCCACGGAGGGCGTGGTCAGCGGCCAGTACCGCCACCCGCCCGTCGCGCACGAGCCGCGCATCCAGCAGTTGAGCGACGACCTGGAGAAGCAGGGCCTGCACCCCTTCCACCTGCCCATCGGCGTCAACCTGGTGCAGGACGGCGACGGCCGCGCCACCCACTCCAGCGTCTGCATCCGCTGCGACCGGGTCGACGGCTTCCCCTGCCTGGTGCGCGGCAAGTCCGACGCCCAGGTCATCTGCGTCGAGCCCGCCCTGGAGCACCCCAACGTGGACCTGGTCACCCACGCCCGGGTGACCCGGCTGGACACCGACGCCGCGGGCCGCAGCGTCACCACCGTCGTCGCGGAACTCGCCGACGGCACCGAGGCCCGGTTCTCCTCCCACCTCGTCGCCGTGGCCTGCGGCGCCGTCAACACCGCCGCCCTGCTGCTGGCGTCGGCCGGGGACCGGCACCCGGACGGGCTCGCCAACAGCTCCGGCGTGGTGGGACGCCACTACATGCGGCACAACAACATGGCGCTGATGGCGGTGTCGAAGGAACCCAACGACACCCGGTTCCAGAAGACCCTCGCCCTGCACGACTGGTACCTGGGCGCGGACGACTGGGAGTACCCCCTCGGCGGGATCCAGATGCTCGGCAAGTCCGACGCCGAGCAGATCCACGGCGAGGCGCCGCGCTGGGCCGGTGCGGTGACGCCGCAGATGCCCTTCGAGGTGCTGGCCCACCACGCCGTCGACTTCTGGCTGTGCGGCGAGGACCTCCCGGACCCCGGCAACCGCGTCACCCTGGACCGCGACGGCGGCATCCATCTCGCGCTCGACGAGGGGAACAACATCACCGCGCTGAACCGGCTGCGCCACAAACTGCAGGGCATGCTCGGCCGGCTGGGGATGCACGAGCACCATCTGCTGCCGCACAGCCTCTACCTGCACAAGGGCATGCCCATCGGGGCGACCGCCCACCAGGCCGGCACCGTGCGCTTCGGCCACGACCCCGCGACCTCCGCCCTGGACGTCAACTGCAAGGCCCACGACCTCGACAACCTCTACGTCGTCGACACGAGCTTCTTCCCGAGCATCGGCGCCGTCAACCCGTCGCTGACCGCCATCGCCAACGCCCTGCGCGTCGGGGACCACCTGGCCGAGCGGCTTCGCGGCTGAGCCGACCGGGCGAACATCGGGCACCCAACGGCCCACACGACCGTGCGCTGTCCGCCTGACGGCACGCGCCGGTGGTTCCGTTGCGCGCGGGTTCCGTCCAGCGCCGCCGCGGCCCCGGGCCGCGGGCAGGCACGTTCCCAGGAGGCATCGTGAATTCCCAGGCAGGAGTGGCACCGTACCCGGTTCCGCCGTTGCTCAAGGGCCAGAAGGCACTGGTCACCGGCGCCAACTCGGGTATCGGAAAGGCGACGGCGATCGCCCTCGGCCGGGCCGGCGCGGACGTCGTGGTCAACTTCGTGGCGGGCCGGGATGCCGCCGACGCGGTCGTCAAGGAGATCGCCGCCACCGGTGTCCGCGCCTACGCGCACGAGGCA
The Streptomyces tirandamycinicus DNA segment above includes these coding regions:
- a CDS encoding cyclase family protein encodes the protein MSAEEFRALHERVRERTRRGPDDRRGTLGYLTPDRVVAAAREVTTGRTVSLAAPVDTRPGPDNPEPARHRMKAPDLARQPSPGLQFALDRFAMNVHGDVDSHLDALCHVLYDGTLYNGVPAGSLTPDGAVELAVDVARDGVVGRGVLLDIPRLRGVPWLEPGEQVTADDLTAAEAAQGVRTGPGDVLLVRVGHRRRRREHGVWNTAEARAGLHPEAVEFLVDRRVAMLGCDGNSDTAPSTVQGVDFPVHVLTIHAMGMQLMDYLQFEELVPVCEEEGRWSFLCAVAPLRLPGATGSPVNPIAVL
- a CDS encoding GMC oxidoreductase, with the protein product MTESPHYDDYDVIIIGTGAGGGTLAHRLAPTGRRVLLLERGGYLPRERDNWDSTAVFVKGKYRAPEFWYDKHGNSFPPEVNYYVGGNTKFYGAALFRLRPEDFGVLRHHDGVSPAWPLSYEDLEPYYTQAEHLYLVHGSHGEDPTEGVVSGQYRHPPVAHEPRIQQLSDDLEKQGLHPFHLPIGVNLVQDGDGRATHSSVCIRCDRVDGFPCLVRGKSDAQVICVEPALEHPNVDLVTHARVTRLDTDAAGRSVTTVVAELADGTEARFSSHLVAVACGAVNTAALLLASAGDRHPDGLANSSGVVGRHYMRHNNMALMAVSKEPNDTRFQKTLALHDWYLGADDWEYPLGGIQMLGKSDAEQIHGEAPRWAGAVTPQMPFEVLAHHAVDFWLCGEDLPDPGNRVTLDRDGGIHLALDEGNNITALNRLRHKLQGMLGRLGMHEHHLLPHSLYLHKGMPIGATAHQAGTVRFGHDPATSALDVNCKAHDLDNLYVVDTSFFPSIGAVNPSLTAIANALRVGDHLAERLRG